Genomic segment of Flavobacteriales bacterium:
GCATCAAAAGATATAGCTCATCCAGCATTGGAAGCTCTTTTTACCATTGACGAAGAAACAGGAATGACCGGGGCTATCAACTTGGAGCAAGGCATTTTGAAGGGAAAAATTTTGTTGAATTTGGATACCGAAGACGATGATGAATTTTCGATTGGTTGTGCCGGAGGTATCGACACCAACACCAAAAAAATATACAACGAAGTGTCTGTTAATGCGGGAACAGCTTATAAAATAACGGTTAATGGGTTAAAAGGAGGCCACAGCGGAGTAGATATTCATTTGGAGAGAGGCAATGCCAATAAAATAATGAACCGTTTGATGAACAATGCTACCGGATATGGCTTGCAAATAGTGGACATAAATGGTGGTAGTTTGCGAAACGCCATTCCTCGCGAAAGCTTTGCTACCATTGTGGTGGCAGATGCAGGTTATCTTTCGGAATTTGAAAAAAGAGCAGCAGAGTGCAAGTACGATTTGCAACATGAAGAACCCAACTTAAACATTAGCATAGAACAATGCGATGGACCTGAAAAGGCACTTTCGGTAACTGATTCGGCGGAAGTTTGTAACATTATTTATGCTTGCCACAACGGTGTTTTTTGTATGAGCAGAGCCATTGAGGGTTTGGTAGAAACGTCATCTTCTCTTGCCCGAGTGATTGTAAAAAACGGTGAGTTTGTTACACAAAGTTTGCAACGCAGCAGCACCGAAAGCGGCAAAATGGATGTGGCCAATACGGTGGCAGCACCTTTCAGATTGACAAATTGCACAGTGGAGCAGGGGGGAAGCTACCCTGGTTGGGCACCCAACCCAAATTCGGAAATATTGGATTTGATGACTTCGAAATATGAAGAGCTTTTTGGAGAGAAACCGCATGTTATGGCCATTCATGCAGGATTGGAGTGTGGCATTTTAGGCACTCGATACCCTGGCTTAGATATGATTTCTTTTGGACCCACCATAAAAGGAGCTCACAGCCCTGACGAAAGAGCAGGCATAAAATCAACCCAAAAGTTTTGGAAGTTTTTGGTGGAAATAATCAAGAATATTCCCACCGCCTAATTTGTATTATGGCAATTTAGTGCCGTTGATGTCTTACATTTTAGCTTTTAGGTATTTTCCGGTATAGGAGTTTTTACATTTTATCAACTCCTCCGGAGTTCCTTCAAACACAATATTTCCGCCTTCCTTTCCGCCTTCAGGACCCAAATCAATCACCCAATCGGCAGATTTAATTACATCCATATTATGCTCAATAGTTATTATGGTATTGCCTTGATCAACCAATGCATTGAATGATTTGAGCAGCTTTTTTATATCATGAAAATGGAGGCCGGTGGTGGGTTCATCAAAAATAAATAAGGTGTGTGTGCTGCTATTTTTTTTGCCTAAAAATGAGGCCAATTTTATACGTTGTGCTTCGCCACCGCTGAGAGTGTTTGATGATTGCCCGAGCGATACATAGCCTAAGCCAACATCTTGGAGAGGTTGTAATTTATTTTTTACGGAACTCAAATTTTCAAAAAACAACATCGCATCATCGACGGTCATACTCAATATTTCGTGAATATTTTTACCGTTGTAAGTCACCTCCAGCACTTCTTGTTTGAAACGTTTGCCACCACAGGCTTCACACGGCA
This window contains:
- a CDS encoding aminoacyl-histidine dipeptidase, yielding MTVRELEPKAVWNFFEDLNAVPRASKKEERVIEFARKFGESLGLPTHVDPVGNVIIKKPATAGMENRKTVILQSHLDMVHQKNADTNFDFATQGIETYIDGDWVRAKGTTLGADNGLGVAAIMSILASKDIAHPALEALFTIDEETGMTGAINLEQGILKGKILLNLDTEDDDEFSIGCAGGIDTNTKKIYNEVSVNAGTAYKITVNGLKGGHSGVDIHLERGNANKIMNRLMNNATGYGLQIVDINGGSLRNAIPRESFATIVVADAGYLSEFEKRAAECKYDLQHEEPNLNISIEQCDGPEKALSVTDSAEVCNIIYACHNGVFCMSRAIEGLVETSSSLARVIVKNGEFVTQSLQRSSTESGKMDVANTVAAPFRLTNCTVEQGGSYPGWAPNPNSEILDLMTSKYEELFGEKPHVMAIHAGLECGILGTRYPGLDMISFGPTIKGAHSPDERAGIKSTQKFWKFLVEIIKNIPTA